AACCGTTTTCTTCAGCAAAACAGCAAGATGGCAGACGGAATACGGTCGTTTGAATCTCTTCCGGTTTCACATCGTTCATTTCGCCGTGGTTTTGCCAGAAGTTTGCGGTTTCTGTATTCAGCGGGTCGATAGTAATTAAGAACTTCAGCTTAGAAAGCGATTTCGAGACTTTGTTCTTGTTCGGGAATGAGGCTAATGGGTTAAAGCCTTGGCAGATATAGCCGTTAACTTCGCCCTTATCCATCATTTCGAAATAACGTAGAACGTCGTAGCCCTGATCCCACTTAGGTAACAGGTCAAAGCCCCAGCTATTTTCTTTCTGCGCTTTGTCACCATAGAAAGTCTTCATCATGCTGACAAAGAATTTCGGGTAGTTACTCCAGTAGTTAACTTGTCCAGCAACGGTCGCTTTTGGCGTATTGGCCGCTAAGTAACTTTCTAAAGTTGTTTGTTTTTCTGATGGTAATGTCAGGTAACCCGGTAAGCTCTGAGATAACAGACCTAAGTCAGTCAGACCTTGGATGTTGGAGTGTCCACGCAGTGCGTTCACACCACCCCCTAACATACCCATGTTACCAAGCAGTAACTGGATCATCGCCATGGTGCGAATGTTCTGCGCGCCAACGGTGTGTTGAGTCCAGCCCAGGGCATATAAGAAGGACGCTGTTTTGTCTTTCGCACTAGTTTCTGCAAGGTACTCACAGACTTGTAAGAAGTCTTTGATTGGCGTACCACAGATGTTGTTAACCACTTCTGGGGTATAACGGCTCACGTGCTCTTTCAATAGGTTCAGAACACAACGTGGGTTTTTCAGAGTCGGATCGCGCAGCGCTAAGCCGTTCTCATCCATCTCGTAGTTCCACGTAGTTTTGTCGTATTGACGTTTTTCTGCATCGTAACCGGTGAATAGGCCGTCATCAAAACCAAAGTCTTCACGGATAACTAAGCTGGCGTTGGTGTACGCCTCAACGTATTCACGTTGAATTTTTTCGTTATCCAGCAAGTATTTGATAACACCTGACAGGAAGGCAATATCGGTACCTGAACGGATAGGCGTATAAAAATCCGCCACAGCCGCTGTACGGGTAAAGCGTGGATCGATAACGATTAATTTTGCTTTATTGTGGATTTTCGCTTCCATCGCCCAGCGGAAACCGACTGGATGCGCTTCTGCCGCATTACCACCCATAACGACGATCAGGTTTGCGTTTTTAATGTCAACCCAGTGGTTGGTCATCGCACCGCGACCAAATGTTGGAGCAAGACTTGCTACCGTTGGTCCGTGTCAGACACGCGCTTGGTTGTCCACGGCAAGCATGCCGAGGGCGCGACTAAATTTTTGGGTTACAAAACCTGTTTCGTTACTTGCCGCTGATGCACACAGCATACCGGTGGTTAACCAACGGTTGACCGTTACACCATCTTTATTCTGTTTAACGAAGTTTGCATCACGGTCTTCTTTCATTAACTTGGCGATGCGGTCAAACGCGTCGTTCCAAGTGATGCGTTTCCATTCGTTAGTGCCTGGTTCGCGAACTTCTGGATACTTGAGTCGACTCTCACTGTGGATAAAGTCGATTAATCCTGCACCTTTAGGACAGAGTGCACCACGGTTTACCGGATGATCCGGGTCCCCTTCGATATGAAAAATACTTTCTTTCGCATTCTTCGCGCCATCACCTAGGCTGTACATTAACAGCCCACAGCCGACAGAACAGTAGGTACAGGTATTTCGAGTCTCTTTTGCACGCAGTAATTTATACTGACGTGTAGAGGCTAATGCAGTTGCTGGAGCAAAACCCAGCGCTGCTGCCGTTGTACCTGCCATACCGCCAGCGCAGATCTTAAAGAACTGCCTTCTGCTGACTTGCATGGGGGATCTCCTCATATACATTGCTCATGTTTACCTAACTTCGTTACAAAATTTGAGGTAAACTGTTCTTATTCAACGTCTTCCTTACGTATTCAGGTTCATTGCCTGATAAATGGTGTAAATTCTTTTTACCCATATCGAATATTATGTATCATTAGTGATAGGAATTCATCTAATGTATGAAACAAATACTACAAATAACCCTAAATTATCTAAAATGATCGGCGTTCAATCCACAACCGTGCAACAAAAAAATAACCTTGGTTCACTGGTTAATGATTTCGTTGCAGAGGAAATCCCTATCGCTCTCGTTTATAACGGGATATCTCATGTGGTAATGATGGCGACACCCAAAGATCTGGATGATTTTGCTGTCGGATTTTCATTATCAGAAGGGATCATACAATCCCGTGATGAAATTCGCGGAATTGATATTGTGCAAGGTTGTCACCGAGGCATTGAAGTTCATATTGAGTTATCAAGCCGCCGTTTTATGGCGCTCAAAGAGCGTCGTCGTAATCTGACTGGGCGAACTGGCTGCGGTATTTGTGGTACAGAACAGCTCGATGAGATATTTAAACCTATCACTCCGCTGCCATTCACTCAAACATTCTCATTATCTTATCTCGATAACGCCCTACAAGAATTGAAGACAGTTCAAGAAATTGGCGCATTAACCGGTTGCACTCATGCTGCTGCGTGGATCTCCCCTGAAGGTCGATTAGTGGGTGGATGTGAAGATGTCGGTCGCCATGTCGCGCTAGATAAATTACTCGGAATGAAAAGCCGCTCTGATTGGCAGCAAGGCGCGATTTTAGTCTCTAGCCGCGCAAGTTATGAGATGGTACAAAAAGCCGCAAGCTGCGGTGCGGAAATTCTGTTTGCGGTTTCCGCCGCAACGTCATTGGCGATTGAAGTCGCCGAGAAAGCAAATTTAACGCTGGTCGGTTTTTGTCGCCAAGGTAAAGCCACGGTGTTTACCCATCCGAGCCGGGTGAGGGATTGATCGCGACTTTAATCCCAACCTTTTTTTAATCGAGCAGCTTTTTGATGTAATCCTGATAAAATTGAGTTTGCAATATGTTCAGGAAAATCTGTTGGAAGCTGTTCGCTAACTTTCGTAATTACACTTTCCATTTGCTCATCAAACTCAATTAAGATCTTTTCCATTTCAGTGCGGTCAAAACCAACCGCTTTCGCGGTAGCAAAAAAATGTCGTGGAAAAATTTGCTCTATTTCGTACTTAATCCCTTTTTTCCCTTTTAATCCCATAGCAAGTTTTGCGTCTCTAGGATTTAGCCCTCTACCACCATAACTGGGATACATCGATAAAATATCGTAGAAAGGTGTTAATTGGTAACGCCCCTCCGATTCAATAAACAATGAAAAATTTTTAGCGTGTCCGTCGGTCGCTGCAAGTAGCCAAAACAGAACTTGGCTTTTCATAAATTGATATCTATCTTTCTCTGCGTTTATTGAACCCAGTAGATAATCCATTATATCCTGAATACCGGGTCCGCCATGACTTTGATATTTTATTGCTGGCGAAACATTCAGGGTTTGACAAAAATCTTCCTGTGGTAAGCGCATAATCCACGAATAGTCAGAAGAATATTTACGGTCAAAACGCTCAACGGCTAACGCCTTTATCTTACCCACATTTAAAATAAAACTGTGGGGTACATCTAGACCGAATGCTTTTGCTATCAATAAACATAGATGCTCATTTTCTACACTATCAGACATATCAATTGAATATGAGTGGCTTTCTATCTTACCAATAGGGAGCTTAATAATATGGGTTGTTGGGGTTGCATTCAGGGGCAGACACCAATACCTATCTAAATTGAGTAGTGCAGTTTTCTCCTGTGCTCCAGCAATCGAGATCCTAAAATCATCCTCTTCTTCAATCATACCCAATGGAATATTCGCTTTATATCCAGTTAAGATTTTTTCTAATTTTTCAGTGGATAAACGCTTATATTCGATTTGTTTTACATTACTCACTGTTTGCCCAGCAGGAACTAGTTGCAAAGCTCCCACACTATCTTGCCCAATTTTGGATAATAAATCGAAAGGTTGATTTGAATTCGCTTGATGGCGACTAACAATTCGATTTCGTATTTCAATATTATCCGGTAGGAGATTGTCAAAAAAATTATAGACTTCGTCCCCTTTGTATTCCTTATGTTGAAGTGGCATTGACAAAGAAATAGGACGAGTTCCCGGCATTTCTAACCAATGATTATCATACTTAAATTGATGAGCCCCGGTACTTGAATGAATAAATTCCCCAACGAGATAACCATTCATATACACATGCAAAATTGCCATTACCACTCCTCCTTCCATCCGGAGTCGGTGTTGGATGAGCCACTTTCATTTCTGGGTTTAATATCGAGTTCTAGATTTAACGCGGATAAAATTTTAAAGAAAGTTTCTAATTTTGTAGAGTCAGGAGAACATTCAAAACTGGAGACGGTATCTTGCCGAATACCCACTTTACTCGCGACTTTGCTTTGAGATAGTTTTTTCGTTTCTCTGACATCTTTCATGTACGCGCTAAGTTGTCGAGTATTGGTGATTTTCATTTTGATACCTACCTTGAGCTCAAGAATATGACACGCTATAACCGGTAAATATTAGGTTACACGCTATGACAGGTAAAATCAATATTATACGCTGTAGCAGGTAAATCAACTTCTACACGCTAAGCCGTGTAGAAGTTTTTCAATCAATATTATAAAAAACGCTTATTTCCCAATACAGAAGCTTGAGAAAATACGCCCTAACAA
The Providencia alcalifaciens DNA segment above includes these coding regions:
- the fdnG gene encoding formate dehydrogenase-N subunit alpha; its protein translation is MQVSRRQFFKICAGGMAGTTAAALGFAPATALASTRQYKLLRAKETRNTCTYCSVGCGLLMYSLGDGAKNAKESIFHIEGDPDHPVNRGALCPKGAGLIDFIHSESRLKYPEVREPGTNEWKRITWNDAFDRIAKLMKEDRDANFVKQNKDGVTVNRWLTTGMLCASAASNETGFVTQKFSRALGMLAVDNQARVUHGPTVASLAPTFGRGAMTNHWVDIKNANLIVVMGGNAAEAHPVGFRWAMEAKIHNKAKLIVIDPRFTRTAAVADFYTPIRSGTDIAFLSGVIKYLLDNEKIQREYVEAYTNASLVIREDFGFDDGLFTGYDAEKRQYDKTTWNYEMDENGLALRDPTLKNPRCVLNLLKEHVSRYTPEVVNNICGTPIKDFLQVCEYLAETSAKDKTASFLYALGWTQHTVGAQNIRTMAMIQLLLGNMGMLGGGVNALRGHSNIQGLTDLGLLSQSLPGYLTLPSEKQTTLESYLAANTPKATVAGQVNYWSNYPKFFVSMMKTFYGDKAQKENSWGFDLLPKWDQGYDVLRYFEMMDKGEVNGYICQGFNPLASFPNKNKVSKSLSKLKFLITIDPLNTETANFWQNHGEMNDVKPEEIQTTVFRLPSCCFAEENGSIVNSARWLQWHWKGADAPGEAISDGEILSGIYHRLRQMYETEGGAAPEQVLSMTWDYFDRDNPTPEEVAQESNGYALEDLKDADGNVIVKKGELLSSFAQLRDDGTTASGCWIFSGSWTPKGNQMANRDNSDPTGLGNTLGWAWAWPLNRRVIYNRASADPMGKPWDPKRQILEWNGSKWVGMDIPDYSTAAPGSGVGPFIMQPEGMGRLFALDKMAEGPFPEHYEPIETPLDTNPLHPNVVSNPAARVFKDDWAQMGKATEFPYVGTTYRLTEHFHYWTKHALLNAIIQPQQFVEIGERLAKEKGIEQGDTIKVSSKRGYIKAKAVVTKRIKTLKVDGKDIDTIGIPIHWGFEGVAVKGFITNTLTPYVGDANTQTPEFKSFLVNVEKV
- the fdhD gene encoding formate dehydrogenase accessory sulfurtransferase FdhD, which codes for MYETNTTNNPKLSKMIGVQSTTVQQKNNLGSLVNDFVAEEIPIALVYNGISHVVMMATPKDLDDFAVGFSLSEGIIQSRDEIRGIDIVQGCHRGIEVHIELSSRRFMALKERRRNLTGRTGCGICGTEQLDEIFKPITPLPFTQTFSLSYLDNALQELKTVQEIGALTGCTHAAAWISPEGRLVGGCEDVGRHVALDKLLGMKSRSDWQQGAILVSSRASYEMVQKAASCGAEILFAVSAATSLAIEVAEKANLTLVGFCRQGKATVFTHPSRVRD
- a CDS encoding type II toxin-antitoxin system HipA family toxin, with the protein product MAILHVYMNGYLVGEFIHSSTGAHQFKYDNHWLEMPGTRPISLSMPLQHKEYKGDEVYNFFDNLLPDNIEIRNRIVSRHQANSNQPFDLLSKIGQDSVGALQLVPAGQTVSNVKQIEYKRLSTEKLEKILTGYKANIPLGMIEEEDDFRISIAGAQEKTALLNLDRYWCLPLNATPTTHIIKLPIGKIESHSYSIDMSDSVENEHLCLLIAKAFGLDVPHSFILNVGKIKALAVERFDRKYSSDYSWIMRLPQEDFCQTLNVSPAIKYQSHGGPGIQDIMDYLLGSINAEKDRYQFMKSQVLFWLLAATDGHAKNFSLFIESEGRYQLTPFYDILSMYPSYGGRGLNPRDAKLAMGLKGKKGIKYEIEQIFPRHFFATAKAVGFDRTEMEKILIEFDEQMESVITKVSEQLPTDFPEHIANSILSGLHQKAARLKKGWD
- a CDS encoding helix-turn-helix domain-containing protein, which translates into the protein MKITNTRQLSAYMKDVRETKKLSQSKVASKVGIRQDTVSSFECSPDSTKLETFFKILSALNLELDIKPRNESGSSNTDSGWKEEW